One stretch of Akkermansia massiliensis DNA includes these proteins:
- a CDS encoding glycosyltransferase family 4 protein gives MQRPRILHIFSRYGDVGGEEVCFRAITEELRAVADVTPFVYSTAELFQSPHGALTKMRYMLRNRDVEEKLRECLRRDRYDAWIIHNTFPAMSPCVYGLALKQSVPVIHYLHNYRAGCLNGVFYRDGSPCFSCKNGNYLPGVLHACWRGSAAYSALAAATLYKTRRMGTWNRLSSYIAVSRRQRELLIQTGIPEDKIRVIPHFIRQKTTPAGPPPPDHPRRDVLYAGRLTQEKGVLPLVQAWERLAPPGRTLYLMGDGPLRGELERYVAFRRLESIRLTGFIPHEEQGAVRAACGLAVAPSLWEETFGMVVLESWLHGTPVIVTPRGGLPELISHGRNGWIAREPSADALAETLRTALEEEERWPSMGAHGQQLLSSTYSPAAWLQSMGSLLEELRLFRQSPNITAS, from the coding sequence ATGCAACGTCCACGCATTCTACATATTTTCAGCCGCTACGGCGACGTGGGGGGGGAGGAAGTCTGCTTCCGCGCCATCACGGAAGAGCTGCGTGCCGTGGCGGACGTCACCCCCTTTGTCTATTCCACCGCGGAGCTGTTCCAGAGCCCCCACGGCGCGCTGACGAAAATGCGCTACATGCTCCGCAACAGGGACGTGGAGGAAAAGCTGCGCGAATGCCTGCGCAGAGACCGCTATGACGCGTGGATCATCCACAACACGTTCCCGGCCATGTCCCCCTGCGTCTACGGGCTGGCCCTGAAGCAATCCGTTCCCGTCATCCACTACCTGCACAACTACCGCGCCGGATGCCTCAACGGGGTATTCTACCGGGACGGCTCCCCCTGCTTCTCCTGTAAAAACGGCAACTACCTTCCCGGCGTCCTGCACGCCTGCTGGCGCGGCAGCGCGGCCTATTCCGCCCTGGCGGCCGCTACGCTGTATAAAACGCGCCGCATGGGCACCTGGAACCGCCTTTCCTCCTACATCGCCGTCAGCCGCCGCCAGCGGGAGCTCCTCATCCAAACCGGAATACCGGAGGACAAAATCAGGGTCATTCCCCACTTCATCCGGCAAAAAACCACCCCCGCCGGACCACCCCCGCCGGACCACCCCCGCCGGGACGTTCTTTACGCCGGACGCCTTACGCAGGAAAAAGGCGTCCTCCCACTGGTTCAGGCGTGGGAACGCCTTGCCCCTCCCGGCCGCACCCTCTACCTGATGGGGGACGGCCCCCTGCGCGGGGAACTGGAGCGCTACGTCGCTTTCCGCCGCCTTGAATCCATCCGCCTGACCGGGTTCATTCCCCATGAGGAACAGGGCGCCGTGCGCGCCGCCTGCGGACTGGCCGTGGCGCCCTCCCTGTGGGAGGAAACCTTTGGCATGGTCGTCCTGGAATCATGGCTCCACGGCACGCCCGTCATCGTCACCCCCCGCGGCGGCCTGCCGGAGCTCATCAGCCACGGCCGGAACGGCTGGATTGCCCGGGAACCTTCCGCGGACGCGCTGGCGGAAACGCTGCGCACCGCCCTGGAGGAAGAGGAACGCTGGCCGTCCATGGGCGCGCACGGGCAGCAGCTCCTGTCCTCCACGTATTCTCCCGCCGCATGGCTTCAGTCCATGGGCAGCCTTCTTGAGGAACTCCGCCTCTTCCGTCAATCCCCCAACATCACGGCATCATGA
- a CDS encoding RecQ family ATP-dependent DNA helicase — protein MHSSPLEDTLRLFGKERFRPMQRELMECALAGRSCIGILPTGSGKSLCYQIPAVLGDGVTVVVSPLIALMRDQVAGLEKLGVAAARYDSSLAEEEKGALLDSLKSGAVRLLFAAPESLESPWMRQAMEFVSPGLFVVDEAHCLSEWGHSFRPDYLGLPVFFKKHGFRSVMALTATATERVCRDLAALFDVQEDCIFRAAPYRANIFRQAEVLKEQDKTARLVQFLKEDGHRPAVVYIRTRKDAENLSYELGKAGFSVKSYHAGMPPETRGLVQDEFLAGAADVLVATIAFGMGIDKPDVRSVVHYHPPASLEAYVQESGRAGRDGLPSFSLVMLSGRDGVAVVNRLHAAEPERHGVKGLASLLSRRGEHIVSLYEASAVHDLPDVAVDRMLFDLKRSGSVREQGMGYKYYKVRPLFRMEEILCGRDGEERSRLQWMDGHREGEVEALAAEWGISWEEAGAWLDELVLSGEWKVDLRQTALHLHSEGFDAEEAAEEFAQYFSRSRLNGLERWKTCVSTLTSSACLNRSLDAYFGFREPSGPCGHCPGCCGAVPAEMELEEPGPLPEELRSAVMELAAQRKPALARPSQLTRFLLGLASPAAMRARLWGHPLYGTLADRSWEDVWIEARALLGN, from the coding sequence ATGCATTCCTCCCCGTTGGAAGACACGCTGCGTTTGTTCGGCAAGGAGCGGTTCCGCCCCATGCAGCGGGAGCTGATGGAGTGCGCGCTGGCGGGCCGGTCCTGCATCGGCATTTTGCCTACGGGTTCCGGCAAGAGCCTTTGTTACCAGATTCCGGCAGTGCTGGGAGACGGGGTGACGGTGGTGGTTTCCCCGCTGATCGCCCTGATGCGAGACCAGGTGGCCGGGCTGGAAAAGCTGGGCGTGGCCGCGGCCAGGTATGATTCCTCCCTGGCGGAGGAAGAGAAGGGCGCCCTGCTGGACAGCCTGAAGTCCGGGGCCGTCCGCCTGCTGTTCGCCGCGCCGGAGTCTCTGGAATCCCCGTGGATGCGGCAGGCCATGGAGTTTGTTTCTCCCGGCTTGTTCGTGGTGGATGAGGCGCACTGCCTCTCGGAGTGGGGGCACAGTTTCCGCCCGGATTACCTGGGGCTTCCCGTTTTTTTTAAAAAGCATGGGTTCCGGAGCGTTATGGCCCTGACGGCCACGGCTACGGAACGGGTGTGCCGCGACCTGGCCGCCCTGTTTGACGTGCAGGAGGACTGCATCTTCCGCGCCGCGCCTTACCGGGCGAATATTTTCCGCCAGGCGGAAGTGCTGAAGGAGCAGGATAAAACCGCGCGGCTGGTGCAGTTTTTGAAAGAGGACGGCCACCGTCCCGCCGTGGTGTACATCCGCACCCGGAAGGATGCGGAGAATCTTTCCTATGAACTGGGGAAGGCCGGTTTTTCCGTCAAGTCCTACCATGCGGGCATGCCGCCGGAAACGCGGGGGCTGGTTCAGGATGAGTTCCTGGCGGGGGCGGCGGACGTGCTGGTGGCGACGATCGCCTTCGGCATGGGAATTGACAAGCCGGACGTGCGCTCCGTGGTGCATTACCATCCCCCCGCCAGCCTGGAAGCGTATGTGCAGGAATCCGGCCGTGCCGGGCGCGACGGGCTGCCTTCCTTCAGTCTGGTGATGCTGTCCGGGCGCGACGGCGTGGCCGTGGTCAACCGCCTGCATGCGGCGGAGCCGGAACGCCATGGCGTAAAAGGGCTGGCGTCCCTGCTGTCCCGGAGGGGAGAGCATATTGTGTCCCTGTATGAGGCCTCCGCGGTCCATGACTTGCCGGATGTGGCGGTGGACCGGATGCTCTTTGACCTGAAGCGTTCCGGTTCCGTCCGGGAACAGGGCATGGGGTACAAGTATTACAAGGTGCGCCCCCTGTTCCGGATGGAGGAAATCCTGTGCGGCCGCGATGGGGAGGAACGTTCCCGGCTGCAATGGATGGACGGCCACCGGGAGGGGGAAGTGGAGGCTCTGGCCGCGGAATGGGGGATTTCCTGGGAAGAAGCCGGCGCATGGCTTGACGAGCTGGTCCTTTCCGGGGAATGGAAGGTGGACCTGCGCCAGACAGCCCTTCACCTGCATTCGGAAGGGTTTGATGCGGAAGAAGCCGCGGAGGAATTCGCGCAGTATTTTTCCCGGTCCCGGCTGAACGGGCTGGAACGCTGGAAAACGTGCGTTTCCACGCTGACGTCTTCCGCCTGCCTCAACAGGAGCCTGGACGCCTACTTCGGCTTCCGGGAGCCGTCCGGACCCTGCGGGCATTGTCCGGGGTGCTGCGGCGCAGTACCTGCGGAGATGGAATTGGAGGAACCCGGACCGCTTCCGGAAGAACTGCGTTCCGCCGTCATGGAGCTGGCGGCGCAGAGGAAGCCCGCGCTGGCCCGCCCTTCCCAGTTGACGCGTTTTCTGCTGGGGCTGGCTTCTCCGGCGGCCATGCGCGCGCGGCTGTGGGGGCACCCCCTTTACGGGACGCTGGCGGACAGAAGCTGGGAGGACGTGTGGATAGAGGCCCGCGCCCTGTTGGGGAATTAG
- the nadB gene encoding L-aspartate oxidase produces the protein MKTSDFLVIGAGVAGLSFALRAAEHGKVAVITKGKFLDCSSAKAQGGIAAVWDRNDSFEDHIADTLDAGAGLCNEQAVRTIVEEGPGAIRELLEWGVNFDPGNQGEDYELAREGGHTKRRILHAKDATGLEITSKLLEAAKLHPNIQLLEDHFAIDLITTTKLGLVTEDRVLGAYVLDRASGEVEIFRSDRVLLATGGCGRVYLYTTNNDSATGDGVAMAWRAGATIANMEFVQFHPTCFFNTRAEGAEARSFLISEAVRGEGGVLIGADGKEFMHKYDPRKSLAPRDITARAVDSEMKRTGSMCVYLDISHKPEGFVQERFPLIYETCSRYGINPAREPIPVVPAAHFQCGGVLTDVNGQTSLDGLYAAGETGCTGLHGANRLASNSLLECVVVAKRALDSMLSLQPLRKDAPTSYDIPAWHHGDTALPDELSVIYHNWDEIRRLMWDYVSIVRTNKRLDRAATRLRMLHREVKDFYWGYRITPDILELRNLVAVASLIVDCAMRRNESRGLHFNTDYPGKLDHRFVTQLHRW, from the coding sequence ATGAAGACGAGCGACTTTTTAGTCATTGGGGCAGGTGTTGCCGGATTGAGTTTCGCCTTGAGAGCGGCGGAACACGGCAAGGTTGCCGTCATTACAAAAGGCAAATTTCTGGATTGCAGTTCCGCCAAGGCGCAGGGCGGCATAGCCGCCGTTTGGGACCGCAACGACTCCTTTGAAGACCACATTGCGGACACGCTGGACGCCGGCGCGGGCCTCTGCAACGAACAGGCCGTACGCACCATTGTGGAGGAAGGCCCCGGCGCCATCCGGGAACTGCTGGAATGGGGCGTCAATTTTGACCCCGGCAACCAGGGGGAGGATTACGAACTGGCCCGGGAGGGAGGCCATACCAAGCGGCGCATCCTCCACGCCAAGGACGCCACCGGCCTGGAAATCACCTCCAAGCTGCTGGAGGCGGCCAAGCTCCACCCCAACATCCAACTGCTGGAAGACCACTTCGCCATCGACCTGATTACGACGACCAAACTAGGTCTGGTCACGGAAGACCGCGTGCTTGGGGCCTACGTGCTGGACCGCGCCTCCGGGGAAGTGGAAATTTTCCGGTCAGACCGCGTGCTGCTCGCCACCGGCGGCTGCGGACGCGTGTACCTGTACACCACCAACAATGATTCCGCCACGGGGGACGGCGTAGCCATGGCCTGGCGCGCGGGAGCCACCATCGCCAACATGGAATTCGTGCAGTTCCACCCCACCTGCTTCTTCAACACCCGCGCGGAAGGAGCGGAAGCGCGCTCCTTCCTCATCTCCGAGGCCGTGCGGGGCGAAGGCGGCGTACTGATCGGAGCGGACGGGAAGGAATTCATGCACAAGTACGATCCCCGCAAATCCCTGGCCCCGCGCGACATTACCGCCCGCGCCGTGGACTCGGAAATGAAGAGGACGGGCAGCATGTGCGTCTATCTGGATATCTCCCATAAGCCGGAGGGCTTCGTCCAGGAGCGCTTCCCCCTGATTTACGAGACCTGCAGCCGCTACGGCATCAACCCCGCCAGGGAGCCCATTCCGGTCGTTCCCGCAGCGCACTTCCAGTGCGGCGGCGTCCTGACGGACGTCAACGGCCAGACCAGCCTGGACGGCCTTTACGCCGCCGGGGAAACCGGGTGCACGGGCCTCCACGGCGCCAACCGCCTGGCCTCCAACTCCCTGCTGGAATGCGTGGTGGTCGCCAAGCGCGCGCTGGACTCCATGCTCTCCCTCCAGCCGCTGAGAAAGGATGCCCCCACTTCTTACGACATCCCCGCGTGGCACCACGGGGATACCGCCCTGCCGGACGAACTTTCCGTCATCTATCACAATTGGGATGAAATCCGCCGCCTGATGTGGGATTATGTCTCCATCGTGCGGACCAACAAAAGGCTGGACCGCGCGGCCACGCGCCTCCGGATGCTTCACCGGGAGGTGAAGGACTTCTACTGGGGGTACCGCATCACGCCGGACATCCTGGAACTGCGCAACCTGGTGGCGGTGGCCTCCCTGATCGTGGACTGCGCCATGCGGCGCAATGAAAGCCGCGGGCTCCACTTCAACACGGATTATCCCGGCAAGCTGGATCACCGCTTCGTCACTCAACTGCACCGATGGTAA
- the rlmB gene encoding 23S rRNA (guanosine(2251)-2'-O)-methyltransferase RlmB, producing the protein MGMRPQGNEQEARRNKHVRSAPAKIAVKALGEDVLDGILDKSPNPLLLILDCVQDPHNLGAILRTADGAGVDAVIAPRDKSVGITETVLRVSVGAAEKVPFIQVTNLARTMKQLQGRGIWIFGTSDKGDRDLYETDFTGPAALVMGAEGEGMRRLTEENCDFLIRIPMKGSVPCLNVSVATGVCLYEMVRQRLRS; encoded by the coding sequence ATGGGCATGAGACCCCAAGGGAACGAACAGGAGGCGCGCCGGAACAAGCATGTGCGCAGCGCTCCGGCCAAAATTGCCGTGAAGGCGCTGGGAGAGGATGTGCTGGACGGGATTCTGGACAAGTCCCCCAACCCCCTGCTGCTGATTCTGGACTGCGTGCAGGACCCCCACAACCTGGGAGCCATTCTGCGGACGGCGGACGGCGCGGGCGTGGATGCCGTAATCGCTCCGCGTGACAAGTCCGTGGGCATTACGGAGACCGTGCTGCGCGTCTCCGTGGGGGCGGCGGAAAAGGTGCCTTTCATCCAGGTGACCAACCTGGCGCGCACCATGAAGCAGCTCCAGGGCCGCGGCATCTGGATATTCGGCACCTCGGACAAGGGGGACCGCGACCTGTATGAAACGGATTTCACGGGGCCGGCCGCGCTGGTGATGGGCGCGGAAGGGGAAGGAATGAGGCGGCTGACGGAAGAGAATTGCGACTTCCTGATCAGGATTCCCATGAAGGGGAGCGTTCCGTGCCTGAACGTGTCCGTAGCTACGGGCGTGTGCCTGTATGAGATGGTGCGGCAGCGGCTGCGCTCCTGA
- a CDS encoding glycosyltransferase: MKWYTCTPVPFKGDHTFFSRDSGAFCKAFQRIGLESRAIMPTPVQEGDDPDLIRTEYANLEDAAWWKSLGIDGLVLYAWGTGKYLPIARAIHDAGIFLVVYMDSSGLFFPWQYWLPIAENMWTRDVFARGKIRGTAFFLLRLLKQHTWNLASRGRRKHLDQGDMVAFPMPAAVKSIQDREWLYGKSIVRKLALIPNPISSTCRYAGEKRNIIMAVGRWDDLLYKRPFLLMATLEQALPRAPHWEAEIYGNIPPLLREWHGNLPEDLRARIRLAGYLPNAELQKKYSQARISLCTSRSEGTHVASAEALCAGASVVGPRLTPLLNCLQWYVSHDSGTLSPKDTPESVSGALLEEIRAWDEGKRSPEEISRYWCSLLHAENSCKRIIAAYEAAKGGS, from the coding sequence ATGAAATGGTACACCTGCACTCCCGTTCCCTTCAAAGGGGACCACACCTTCTTTTCCCGTGATTCCGGGGCTTTCTGCAAAGCCTTCCAGCGGATCGGCTTGGAAAGCAGGGCCATCATGCCCACGCCCGTCCAGGAGGGGGACGACCCCGACCTCATCCGCACGGAGTACGCCAACCTGGAAGACGCCGCCTGGTGGAAATCCCTGGGCATTGACGGACTGGTCCTGTACGCCTGGGGCACGGGCAAATATCTTCCCATCGCCAGGGCCATCCATGACGCGGGCATCTTCCTGGTGGTGTACATGGATTCCTCCGGACTGTTTTTTCCGTGGCAATACTGGCTCCCCATCGCGGAAAACATGTGGACCAGGGACGTCTTCGCCCGCGGAAAAATCAGGGGCACCGCCTTTTTCCTGCTGCGCCTGCTGAAACAGCACACCTGGAACCTGGCCAGCCGGGGAAGAAGAAAACACCTGGACCAGGGGGACATGGTAGCCTTCCCCATGCCGGCAGCCGTCAAATCCATTCAGGACCGGGAATGGCTCTACGGAAAATCCATCGTCCGGAAACTGGCCCTCATTCCCAACCCCATTTCCTCCACCTGCCGCTATGCCGGGGAGAAACGCAACATCATCATGGCCGTGGGCCGCTGGGACGACCTTCTCTACAAACGCCCCTTCCTGCTGATGGCCACGCTGGAACAGGCCCTGCCCCGCGCACCGCACTGGGAAGCGGAAATCTACGGGAACATCCCTCCCCTCCTCCGGGAATGGCACGGCAATCTTCCGGAAGACCTCCGCGCCCGCATCCGCCTGGCCGGCTACCTGCCCAACGCGGAGCTGCAAAAGAAATACTCCCAAGCCAGAATCAGCCTCTGCACCTCCCGGTCCGAGGGAACGCACGTCGCCTCCGCGGAAGCGCTCTGCGCCGGGGCTTCCGTCGTTGGTCCGCGCCTTACGCCCCTGCTGAACTGCCTGCAATGGTACGTTTCCCATGATTCCGGCACGCTCAGCCCAAAAGACACCCCGGAAAGCGTCTCCGGGGCGCTGCTGGAGGAAATCCGCGCCTGGGATGAAGGAAAACGCAGCCCGGAGGAAATTTCCCGCTACTGGTGCTCCCTGCTGCATGCGGAAAACTCCTGCAAGCGCATCATTGCCGCTTATGAGGCCGCCAAAGGCGGCAGCTGA